The region TTCAGCTGCGAAGCCTTCGTACTGCCATCCCACCAGGAGAACTTCGGGATTGCTGTCGCTGAGGCTCTCAGTTGCGGCAAGCCTGTTCTCCTCTCCGATCAGGTCAACATTGCGCCCGATATCGTGCGCGATGGAGCGGGGCTGATGGAGCCCGATACGGCGGACGGAACGCTGCAACTACTCCAGCGCTGGATCGATACATCCGCCGAGGAGCGGGCGCGGATCTCAGCACGCACCTTCGACTGCTTCCGCCGGCGCTACGATATGCGCGAGACCGCAAAGACGATCCTGAATCTCTTCGAGAACGCAAAACGCGAAACAGGAATCACAGTATCTGCCTGAGATAAGTTGCTATGCCTAAACCGGTCCATTACAACGCGGCGGAACATATCTCCTCCGATACTGCTGCAGACCCCTATCAGCGGCCGGCCTTTCCACTCCGCGATCGCATTCGCAGGCAGCTGTGGAATATTTGCTGGACGCTGCTCTATCGGACATCCCCTCGACCTCTGCATGGGTGGCGTTCACTGCTCCTACAGCTCTTCGGCGCAACCATGGGACCTAACTGCCATTTTTATCCCAAATCCAGGGTATGGGCGCCGTGGAACCTGGTCTGCGCCGACCAGGTCACGGCAGCCGATGGAGCCGAGATCTATAACCCGGCGCCCGTGACCTTCGGCTCACACGCCATCCTCTCTCAGGACTCATACATCTGCGGGGCGACTCACGACTATGACGATGCCGCGTTCCCTCTGCTGGCCTATGCCATGAGCTTCGGAGCCTATAGCTGGATCTGCGCCCGAGCCTCTGTCGCCCCCGGAGTCAAGGTGGGAGAAGGTGCCGTCCTCGGGCTTGGCTCCGTCGCAACTCGCAACCTGGAGCCATGGACGATCTACGCCGGCGCCCCTGCAGTCAGGCTGAAGGAACGCCGGCGTCATGAACAGTCAAGCTCGGAACCTGCCTGATACACCCATTCGCAGCTTCCCAGAAATAATTTTCGGCAAATTTATTTAGCTGCGAAGCTTGGCAAGCAGATCCGTAGGGTGAACCGGCTTCGCCAGGATCTCGAACTCATGACCCTGAGCCCGCGCCTTTTCCAGCAGATCGGCCGTCGCCGCCTGCCCTGAGAAGAGGAGAATCTTGCATTTCGGAAGACGTTGCCGCGCAATAATCGCGGCTTCGATGCCGGTCATTCCCGTCATGATGACGTCACTGATCAGCATATCTGGCTGAAAGCTGTCGAACATCTCAACTGCTTTTTCGCCGCTGAACACGGCACGCGCCTCAAAGCCGGACTGGTTCAGAATGATCGCCAGCGTGTTGGCAATCACCTGCTCATCGTCTGCGACCAGGACTCGTGGTTTCGGTGTCGTGGACATACAAAGGTATCCTCAATTCAAGTGAATTCAAAAACAAAGATTGCAATGCGATCAGTGGGGTTCTCGCTTTAATATGGACCCTGGATACTCATGATACGCTGAGCCCATAGCCGACGATATCTTCTGGCTCTGTTTCCGTTACATCATCTTCATCTGAAACCATACTCCTATGCAGCAAGTCATTATTCGCGCCGAACAGGTCGAAAAATATTATGCACAGCCGAGCGAGAACCGGATCCAGGTCATCTCGCCCACCGACCTGTCCATCAGTGAGGGTGAGATCGTCGCGTTGCTTGGCCCCTCAGGCTCGGGAAAATCGACCCTGCTGCGCATGCTGACCGGCCTGTCCACTCCGTCGGCGGGGCAGGTGTACTGGCACGAAAAGCCGGTTGCCGAGGCGGACGTGAATGTTGCAATCGTCTTCCAGAGCTTCGCGCTCTTTCCCTGGCTCACGGTCGTAGAAAATGTCGAAGCTCCTCTCAAGGCACGAGGCATGGAGCCCGCCGAACGCCGTAAACGAGCCCTGAAGATGCTGGACACCGTCGGTCTCGACGGCTTCCAGACGGCGTACCCCAAGGAACTCTCCGGAGGCATGCGCCAGCGCGTAGGATTTGCTCGCGCACTGGTAGTCGAGCCGGAAGTGCTCTTCATGGACGAGCCATTCTCTGCCCTCGACGTTCTTACCGCAGAAAACCTCCGCAGTGAACTGCTGGAGTTGTGGCAGAACAAGACCATTCCCACGCGCGCCATATTCATTGTGACGCACAATATCGAAGAAGCGGTGCTTCTGGCTGACCGGATTATTGTCCTGGGCCGGAATCCGGGACACGTTCGTACTGACTTCAAGGTGGCGCTTGCCCATCCGCGCGAGCGCAAGACCGCGGCATTCACGCAGCTCGTGGACTACATCTACAAGGTACTCACCCAGCCCGAGGCAAAGCCTCCGGCCCTTCCGCTGACCCCGGAGGGTCGTCCTGTCCGCGACCAGCGGCAGATGCATTACCAGATGCTGCCGCATGCGCGTCCGGGCGGTATCGCCGGTCTGCTTGAAATCCTGCTCGACCACAACGGCAAAGACGACATTTACAAACTCGCTGACGATCTGGCCTTCGAGATCGATGATCTGTTGCCCATCGTCGACGCTGCGCAGCTTCTCGGCTTCCTGAAGGTCACCGAGGGCGATGCCGTCATCACTCCTACAGGAGCGGAGTTTGCCAACTCCGAGATCCTCCGTCAGAAGGAGCTCTTCCGCATTGCGGCCGTGGAAAATGTGCTTTTGCTGCGGCAGATCGTTCGCGCTATCGAAGCCAAGAGCGACAAGACCGTCCCCGAAGACTTCTTTCACGACATGCTGGATGAGCAGTTCAGCGAAGATGAAACCATTCGACAGCTCGAGACTGCCATCAACTGGGGTCGTTACGCCGAGCTGTTCGACTTTGACGCCTCGCGCCGCCGCTTTATCCAGCCTGAACACGAGGGCGAATCAATCACCGCTACGGAGATCAAAGCGTGATTCAGCTTCCGGACAGCTTCAGCTATGTCCGTGGACGGGAGACTCTGGCCCGGTCGCAGGCGCTGCGCCGAAGCTGGCCATTCGTGCTCGACCTCTGCGTGGCGGGAATCGCCCTGGCCTGCTTCTACGCCGTCGTCCAGCTGGCGCGCTACTGGTTCGGGCACCCGATGCCCCAGATCGCCATCTCGCTCAGCCCTCGCGCCCTTCCGCGGTATGCGTTTTACTCCGTTGTACGCATCTGGCTGGCCTATGCGCTCAGCCTGTTCTTCGCCATCGGCTACGGCTATACGGCCGCCTATAACCGCCGCGTTGAGGCCCTGATGATCGCCGGCCTCGACATCCTGCAATCCATCCCTGTCCTCAGTTTCCTTCCCGGAGTGATGCTGGCGATGGTCGCTCTCTTCCCCTCGCGCCAGCTTGGCGTTGAGATGGGAGCCATTCTCCTGATCTTTACCGGCCAGGTCTGGAATATGGCTTTCAGCTTCTACTCCTCTCTGAAAAGCATCCCGCGGGAGCTTCGCGAGGCTGCAACGATCTATCGCTTCTCACCGTGGCAGCGACTGGTCGAGCTTGAGCTTCCCTACTCCGCCATTGGTCTGGTATGGAACTCCATGGTGTCCGTCGCTGGCGGATGGTTCTTCCTTATGGCCTGCGAGATGTTCGTGCTCGGATCGCGCGACTTCCGGCTTCCGGGACTGGGATCATACCTGCAGACCGCCGCAAGCACCGGCAACGCTCGTGGCATCATCTGGGGGCTGTTCACGATGATTGCAATCATCGTGGCGACCGATCAACTGCTCTGGAGGCCGGTCATCGCCTGGAGCGACAAATTCAAGTTTGAGCAGGTCGAAACGACCTCCCGGGTTCGTTCTCCCCTGCTTCACCTTCTGCAGCACTCTCGCGGTCTTCGCACCCTGCGGCAACACACCATCGAGCCCTTTGCCGAGTCGATCTATCAAAAGCTCGCGGAGAATCGTCAACGGGATACGGAAGTCTCGCGTCGTCTGACCGCATCGGACCGCCGGCGCCGCGAGCGCTGGAATGCCACTCTCCGCGCCTTGGCTCTTGCCGTTGTCGTCGGTGGCGTCCTTTATGCTGCGCTGCACGCCCTGTCCCTGCTCCACCAGGTCACGCGCTCCGAGTTTTTCGAGATTCTGCTTGGGGCCTTTGCTACCTTTCTGCGTGTCAACACGGCGTTGCTGCTCGCCTCCGCCTGGACCATCCCCGCAGGCGTGGCGATCGGCTTCCATCCGCGTCTCGCACGCATCGCACAGCCTCTCGCTCAGATCGCGGCCTCTGTTCCCGCAACCGCACTCTTCCCTGTGGTCCTGATGGCCCTGATTCGTATCGGAGGCGGCCTTGGAATCGGCTCCATCCTGTTGATGATGCTTGGAACACAGTGGTACATCCTGTTCAATGTCATCGCGGGCGCAATGGCCATCCCTACGGATCTGCGCGAAGTGGCCACCTTATTCCACTTCACGACCGCGCAACGATGGAAGACACTCATCCTGCCCGGAATCTTTCCGTACCTGATCACCGGACTGGTAACCGCCTCCGGAGGAGCCTGGAACGCCAGCATTATTGCCGAATACTTCCGGCTGGAAAATCACACGATGCAGACCCTCGGACTGGGAGCAGTCATCAGCGCCGCCACCGATTCGGGAAAGTTCCAGATCCTGCTGCTTGCAACGATTGTGATGGCCATGATGGTGGTTACGATCAATCGCCTCGCATGGCGTCCTCTCTATCGTCTGGCGGAGACTCGCTACAAGATGAGCAGCTAGATCCTTACTGGCTTCGCCGGTGACGATCTCGCAGCGCAAAGACGACAGCCAGAACCGGAGGCGCCAGCAGCACTCCCCAGAATGGGATCACAATGCCCAGCACAATCGGCCCCAGAAACGCCGCCCACCAGGGGACGCGAGTGGTGCGGTGCAGTACATAAGGCCCGATTACCAGGCCCTCTAGAATCGCGATAAGGCCATACAGCCCCAACACCAGCCCGAGCCGCCACCAGTCTTCCGATCCCTGAAAGGCCACCGAAAGCACAGGCCCGATCAAAGCGATCATCCCGCCGAAGGTTGGAATGATCTGCAGGATCGCCCCCAGCAGAGCCCAGAACGGCGCCAGCGGAACGCGAATCAGCTCAAGCCCGATCAGCCACAGCACTCCGACAATCAGGCAATCGAGCGTAGCGGCGCGCCACCAGTTGACCAGCGCCGTGCCCGCGGTACGAATTGTCGACGGAGGGCTCGCTGGCGTACTCATGCCAACCTGATCATTCCTCTGCTGCATCTGACGCACAGTATCTGAAAACTCCTCTCTCGAGAGATAACCTACGCCAAACTTGGAGATCCGCCAAAATCTGTCTCAGACTTGGGCGGCAGTCCACCGGAGAAACAGGAAAGCAGCACGCATTGATACGAAAGGAAGGACGCAGTCATGGCCGTTATGATGCAGGCATTCTATTGGGATTGCCCTATCAAAGAGCAGAAAGAGGGCGAGTGGTGGAACTTCCTGGCGGAAAAAGCTCCTGAACTTGGCAAAGCAGGGATCAATGCAGTCTGGCTGCCGCCCATCTGCAAGGGTGCCGAGGCCCGCTCCCCCGGCTATGATCCGTATGACTACTTCGATCTCGGAGACTACGACCAGAAAGGAGGAGTCAAGACCCTCTACGGCAACCGCGCCGAGCTGGAAAACCTGATCAAGGTCCTTCGTGAAAACAACATCGGCGCCTACGCTGACATGGTGATCAATCATAACTCTGGCGCCGACGAAGAAGAGGTCAACCCGATTGACGGACAGAAGCGATGGACAAAGTTCAATCCCAAATCCGGCCGCTTTCCACGCGATTGGAACTGCTTTCACCCGTCGCGCTACGAGCGCGTAATGATCGAAGGCGAAAACTTCGCCGGTTTCCCTCACCTGTGCCATCGCAATCCCCGCGTCTACACCGCCATGTTCGAGTACGCCCGCATGGTCATCGAAGAACTGGGCTTTGATGGCTTCCGCTTCGACTTCGCCAAGGGATACGGAGCCTGGATGATCGGTCTGCTTGCGAAGTATCGCTACGAGCGCGACGGCAAGGAGTTCACTCCCTTCGTCGTAGGCGAGTACTGGTCTGGCCCCGACGACATCGGCAATTGGCTCGACGAGGTCCGCGCCGTCACCGACAACCAGATCGCCGCCTTTGACTTCCCTCTTCGCTACAAACTCAAGGATGTCTGCGACACCTTGAAGTACGATCTGCGCAATCTCACCAGCGACGGCTCTGTCGTTGCCGAACGGCCCTTCAATGCAGTCACCTTCGTCGAAAACCACGACATGGGCGGCA is a window of Edaphobacter sp. 12200R-103 DNA encoding:
- a CDS encoding ABC transporter permease subunit codes for the protein MIQLPDSFSYVRGRETLARSQALRRSWPFVLDLCVAGIALACFYAVVQLARYWFGHPMPQIAISLSPRALPRYAFYSVVRIWLAYALSLFFAIGYGYTAAYNRRVEALMIAGLDILQSIPVLSFLPGVMLAMVALFPSRQLGVEMGAILLIFTGQVWNMAFSFYSSLKSIPRELREAATIYRFSPWQRLVELELPYSAIGLVWNSMVSVAGGWFFLMACEMFVLGSRDFRLPGLGSYLQTAASTGNARGIIWGLFTMIAIIVATDQLLWRPVIAWSDKFKFEQVETTSRVRSPLLHLLQHSRGLRTLRQHTIEPFAESIYQKLAENRQRDTEVSRRLTASDRRRRERWNATLRALALAVVVGGVLYAALHALSLLHQVTRSEFFEILLGAFATFLRVNTALLLASAWTIPAGVAIGFHPRLARIAQPLAQIAASVPATALFPVVLMALIRIGGGLGIGSILLMMLGTQWYILFNVIAGAMAIPTDLREVATLFHFTTAQRWKTLILPGIFPYLITGLVTASGGAWNASIIAEYFRLENHTMQTLGLGAVISAATDSGKFQILLLATIVMAMMVVTINRLAWRPLYRLAETRYKMSS
- a CDS encoding putative colanic acid biosynthesis acetyltransferase, whose protein sequence is MPKPVHYNAAEHISSDTAADPYQRPAFPLRDRIRRQLWNICWTLLYRTSPRPLHGWRSLLLQLFGATMGPNCHFYPKSRVWAPWNLVCADQVTAADGAEIYNPAPVTFGSHAILSQDSYICGATHDYDDAAFPLLAYAMSFGAYSWICARASVAPGVKVGEGAVLGLGSVATRNLEPWTIYAGAPAVRLKERRRHEQSSSEPA
- a CDS encoding nitrate/sulfonate/bicarbonate ABC transporter ATP-binding protein — its product is MQQVIIRAEQVEKYYAQPSENRIQVISPTDLSISEGEIVALLGPSGSGKSTLLRMLTGLSTPSAGQVYWHEKPVAEADVNVAIVFQSFALFPWLTVVENVEAPLKARGMEPAERRKRALKMLDTVGLDGFQTAYPKELSGGMRQRVGFARALVVEPEVLFMDEPFSALDVLTAENLRSELLELWQNKTIPTRAIFIVTHNIEEAVLLADRIIVLGRNPGHVRTDFKVALAHPRERKTAAFTQLVDYIYKVLTQPEAKPPALPLTPEGRPVRDQRQMHYQMLPHARPGGIAGLLEILLDHNGKDDIYKLADDLAFEIDDLLPIVDAAQLLGFLKVTEGDAVITPTGAEFANSEILRQKELFRIAAVENVLLLRQIVRAIEAKSDKTVPEDFFHDMLDEQFSEDETIRQLETAINWGRYAELFDFDASRRRFIQPEHEGESITATEIKA
- a CDS encoding AI-2E family transporter is translated as MSTPASPPSTIRTAGTALVNWWRAATLDCLIVGVLWLIGLELIRVPLAPFWALLGAILQIIPTFGGMIALIGPVLSVAFQGSEDWWRLGLVLGLYGLIAILEGLVIGPYVLHRTTRVPWWAAFLGPIVLGIVIPFWGVLLAPPVLAVVFALRDRHRRSQ
- a CDS encoding response regulator, giving the protein MSTTPKPRVLVADDEQVIANTLAIILNQSGFEARAVFSGEKAVEMFDSFQPDMLISDVIMTGMTGIEAAIIARQRLPKCKILLFSGQAATADLLEKARAQGHEFEILAKPVHPTDLLAKLRS
- a CDS encoding alpha-amylase family glycosyl hydrolase, translated to MAVMMQAFYWDCPIKEQKEGEWWNFLAEKAPELGKAGINAVWLPPICKGAEARSPGYDPYDYFDLGDYDQKGGVKTLYGNRAELENLIKVLRENNIGAYADMVINHNSGADEEEVNPIDGQKRWTKFNPKSGRFPRDWNCFHPSRYERVMIEGENFAGFPHLCHRNPRVYTAMFEYARMVIEELGFDGFRFDFAKGYGAWMIGLLAKYRYERDGKEFTPFVVGEYWSGPDDIGNWLDEVRAVTDNQIAAFDFPLRYKLKDVCDTLKYDLRNLTSDGSVVAERPFNAVTFVENHDMGGNEIVNDKNLAYSFILMNEGYPCIFWYDYYNLGLNRPGTPNGIDALIDAHHRYVGGEACILHADPDLYILQRGGFEGKTGCIYVLNNLGDKWSGTAVKTQWHNRKFKPVAWDGHDVAHPDERTTDGEGNAEFPAPPRGYCVYAPVFE